A single genomic interval of Ramlibacter sp. harbors:
- a CDS encoding dienelactone hydrolase family protein yields the protein MGTFIELKSADGTAFPAYVAQPEGAPRGGVVVLQEIFGVNPHIRSVADGYAAAGYLAVAPATFHRIKPGVDLGYTPDDMAAGSALKAAVEALPAPGVMQDIQAAIRHAAGAGKVGIVGYCYGGLLTWRAACQLEGLSAAAPYYGGGMTTGADLTRQPKVPVMAHFADQDSYIPLDSIKAFEQAHPEVEVHLYSGHHGFNCDQRGSYSAGPAATARERTLDFFRKHLG from the coding sequence ATGGGCACTTTCATTGAACTCAAGTCCGCCGACGGCACGGCTTTCCCGGCCTACGTGGCCCAGCCCGAGGGCGCGCCCAGGGGCGGCGTGGTCGTGCTGCAGGAAATCTTCGGCGTCAATCCCCACATCCGCTCGGTGGCCGACGGCTATGCCGCCGCCGGTTACCTGGCCGTGGCGCCCGCCACCTTTCACCGCATCAAGCCCGGGGTGGACCTGGGCTACACGCCCGACGACATGGCGGCCGGCTCGGCGCTGAAGGCCGCGGTCGAGGCCCTGCCCGCGCCCGGCGTGATGCAGGACATCCAGGCCGCGATCCGGCACGCGGCCGGCGCCGGCAAGGTGGGCATCGTGGGCTACTGCTACGGCGGCCTGCTGACCTGGCGCGCGGCCTGCCAGCTCGAGGGCCTGTCGGCGGCGGCACCCTACTATGGCGGCGGCATGACCACGGGCGCCGACCTCACGCGCCAGCCCAAGGTGCCCGTCATGGCGCACTTTGCCGACCAGGACAGCTACATCCCGCTGGACAGCATCAAGGCCTTCGAGCAGGCCCACCCCGAGGTGGAAGTGCACCTGTACAGCGGCCACCACGGCTTCAACTGCGACCAGCGCGGCTCGTACAGCGCCGGCCCGGCGGCCACCGCGCGCGAACGCACCCTGGATTTCTTCCGCAAGCACCTGGGCTGA
- a CDS encoding glutathione S-transferase family protein produces the protein MLQLHYYPSTAAMVPHILLEELAVPFAPVLVDREVNAHKTPAYLAMNPNGLIPVLTDGDLVLYETAAIVLHLCDTHPQAALAPPLGSVGRAHFYKWLMWLTNTLQAALIVYFYPERWVDAGDAVAARSLQGHAARKVGGMLDQLDAELARHGQPWFGGAAYSALDAYVFTLCRWTRHFAAHPARERPHLGPYLQRVLARPAVQRVLAREELTPPFV, from the coding sequence ATGCTCCAGCTCCATTACTACCCCAGCACCGCGGCGATGGTGCCGCACATCCTGCTGGAAGAACTGGCCGTGCCCTTTGCCCCTGTGCTGGTGGACCGCGAGGTCAACGCCCACAAGACGCCGGCCTACCTCGCCATGAACCCCAACGGCCTGATCCCGGTGCTGACCGACGGCGATCTGGTGCTGTACGAGACGGCGGCCATCGTTCTGCACCTGTGCGACACGCACCCGCAGGCCGCGCTGGCGCCGCCACTGGGCAGCGTGGGGCGCGCGCATTTCTACAAGTGGCTGATGTGGCTGACCAACACGCTGCAGGCCGCGCTGATCGTCTACTTCTACCCCGAGCGCTGGGTGGACGCGGGCGACGCCGTCGCGGCGCGCAGCCTGCAAGGCCATGCGGCGCGCAAGGTGGGCGGCATGCTGGACCAGCTCGACGCCGAGCTGGCCCGCCATGGCCAGCCCTGGTTTGGCGGCGCGGCCTACAGCGCGCTGGATGCCTATGTGTTCACGCTGTGTCGCTGGACGCGCCATTTCGCGGCCCATCCGGCGCGCGAGCGGCCGCACCTGGGGCCCTACCTGCAGCGGGTGCTGGCACGGCCCGCGGTGCAGCGGGTGCTGGCGCGCGAAGAACTCACCCCGCCGTTCGTCTGA
- a CDS encoding magnesium transporter CorA family protein, translated as MQIIEFTADSLRFVDSIPAEPPGDGFVWVFLERDEFESARAQLQQAAQQLGGSTLLDLHGQDLASPAHPSHYDYTSVYDLVIFRRLATQSETQAEAEHEAAIEAYHGQGSAPRKPRARRGGMPAFSRISSRAVGFAVFDRLLISVHPRGCYAARSFVERFLADAKFSVDAVSSRSRLPTHPADLVLRMINAMVDSYLDLRKELTRQLEHWQAELLKPNTRFDNWGALMSARSQLHVLEDLCDEQHDAMQEWLDSLREQPLSSFSADARLAQNAQDQLVARARDVIEHIERVVHHARRLEQSAETVVQIHFSAQSNRTNDIMRTLTALTAIFLPLNLIAGIFGMNFEFIPLIHVEGGFWWAMASMVLIAVALLVVFWRKRYLARTER; from the coding sequence GTGCAAATCATCGAATTCACCGCCGACAGCCTGCGTTTTGTGGACAGCATTCCGGCCGAGCCGCCCGGCGACGGCTTTGTCTGGGTCTTCCTGGAGCGCGACGAATTTGAATCAGCCCGGGCCCAGCTGCAGCAGGCCGCCCAGCAACTGGGCGGCTCGACACTGCTGGACCTGCACGGCCAGGACCTGGCCAGCCCGGCGCACCCCTCGCACTACGACTACACCTCGGTCTACGACCTGGTGATCTTCCGGCGCCTGGCCACCCAGAGCGAAACCCAGGCCGAAGCCGAGCACGAGGCCGCCATCGAGGCCTACCACGGCCAGGGCAGCGCGCCGCGCAAGCCCAGGGCCCGGCGCGGCGGCATGCCCGCGTTCAGCCGCATCAGCTCGCGCGCCGTGGGCTTTGCCGTGTTCGACCGGCTGCTGATCAGCGTGCACCCGCGCGGCTGCTACGCCGCGCGCAGCTTCGTGGAGCGCTTCCTGGCCGACGCCAAGTTCAGCGTGGACGCGGTCTCGTCGCGCAGCCGCCTGCCCACCCACCCGGCCGATCTGGTGCTGCGCATGATCAACGCCATGGTGGACAGCTACCTGGACCTGCGCAAGGAACTCACGCGCCAGCTCGAACACTGGCAGGCCGAGCTGCTCAAGCCCAACACCCGCTTTGACAACTGGGGCGCGCTGATGTCGGCGCGCAGCCAGCTGCACGTGCTGGAAGACCTGTGCGACGAGCAGCACGACGCCATGCAGGAATGGCTGGACAGCCTGCGCGAGCAGCCGCTGTCGTCCTTTTCTGCCGACGCGCGGCTGGCGCAGAACGCCCAGGACCAGCTGGTGGCGCGCGCGCGCGACGTGATCGAGCACATCGAGCGCGTGGTGCACCACGCGCGCCGGCTCGAGCAGTCGGCCGAGACCGTGGTGCAGATCCACTTCAGCGCGCAGAGCAACCGCACCAATGACATCATGCGCACGCTGACCGCGCTCACGGCCATCTTCCTGCCGCTGAACCTGATCGCCGGCATCTTCGGCATGAATTTCGAGTTCATCCCGCTGATCCACGTCGAGGGCGGCTTCTGGTGGGCCATGGCCTCGATGGTGCTGATCGCCGTGGCCCTGCTGGTGGTGTTCTGGCGCAAGCGCTACCTGGCCCGCACCGAGCGCTAG
- a CDS encoding DUF4148 domain-containing protein: protein MNASKFLAVAALSTLAAFGSVAQADEADASQFAVQFNGTRTRAEVQAEAAVVARTHGTEPAGSRVAAPLNSSVDRATVRAQAAEAVRLGQISYGEASVL from the coding sequence ATGAACGCATCCAAATTCCTCGCCGTGGCCGCCCTGTCCACCCTCGCCGCCTTCGGCTCCGTGGCCCAGGCCGACGAAGCCGACGCTTCGCAGTTTGCCGTGCAATTCAACGGCACGCGCACCCGCGCTGAAGTCCAGGCCGAAGCCGCCGTCGTGGCCCGCACCCATGGCACCGAGCCGGCCGGTTCGCGCGTTGCCGCGCCCCTGAACTCGTCGGTGGACCGCGCCACGGTGCGCGCGCAAGCCGCCGAGGCCGTGCGCCTGGGCCAGATCTCCTACGGCGAAGCCTCCGTCCTGTAA
- a CDS encoding LysR family transcriptional regulator gives MDTLELIRTFREVANRGSFSMAAKTLDVSKANVSKYVAELETRLGVRLLNRTTRTVSLTDAGTLLLERSTPLVEMIELTRLELQHRARLPSGRVRLTAPYGLAQFDLPQLLGEFMIQYPEVRISLDLNNRVVDMVDEAIDIALRVGRITDSSLIVRKLKRIEFLVCATPGYWEQRGLPAHPDDLADHDALTYSLLGSQPEWRFEIDGVAQAVPVRSRMDATDAGPLVGLALQGLGAVCLPRLMVEQHLQSGALVATLAAYSPRDVWLYAAYTQRRHNSAALRALLAFLELKWRED, from the coding sequence ATGGACACCCTCGAACTGATCCGTACCTTTCGTGAAGTCGCCAACCGCGGCAGTTTTTCCATGGCCGCCAAGACGCTGGACGTGTCCAAGGCCAATGTGAGCAAGTACGTGGCCGAGCTGGAAACCCGGCTGGGCGTGCGCCTGCTCAACCGCACCACGCGCACCGTGAGCCTGACCGATGCCGGCACCCTGCTGCTGGAGCGCAGCACCCCGCTGGTGGAGATGATCGAGCTCACGCGGCTCGAACTGCAGCACCGCGCCAGGCTGCCCAGCGGGCGGGTGCGGCTCACCGCGCCCTACGGGCTCGCGCAGTTTGACCTGCCGCAGCTGCTGGGCGAGTTCATGATCCAGTACCCCGAGGTGCGCATCAGCCTGGACCTGAACAACCGGGTGGTCGACATGGTGGACGAGGCCATCGACATTGCGCTGCGCGTGGGCCGCATCACCGATTCCAGCCTGATCGTGCGCAAGCTCAAGCGCATCGAGTTCCTGGTCTGCGCCACGCCGGGCTACTGGGAGCAGCGCGGCCTGCCGGCCCACCCCGACGACCTGGCCGACCACGATGCCCTGACCTACTCGCTGCTGGGCAGCCAGCCCGAATGGCGCTTCGAGATCGATGGCGTGGCCCAGGCCGTGCCGGTGCGCAGCCGCATGGATGCCACCGACGCGGGGCCGCTGGTGGGCCTGGCGCTGCAGGGCCTGGGCGCCGTCTGCCTGCCGCGCCTGATGGTGGAGCAGCACCTGCAAAGCGGCGCGCTGGTGGCCACGCTGGCGGCCTACTCGCCGCGGGATGTGTGGCTGTACGCGGCCTACACCCAGCGGCGGCACAACAGCGCCGCGCTCAGGGCGCTGCTGGCGTTTCTTGAGCTGAAGTGGCGCGAGGACTGA
- a CDS encoding 2-hydroxychromene-2-carboxylate isomerase, with the protein MSRSVDYYFAPQSPWTYLGHERFVAIARAAGATVRVLPADLGAVFAVSGGLPLSKRPPQRQAYRLVELRRFSQHLGIPMNIEPKFFPVAGDPAARLIIAVGMHDGEEAALRISGAVFRAVWAEQRNIADAALLGELLAENGLPAERLAQSQGPEVQARYGANTQAAIDLGLFGAPSYVIDGEIFWGQDRLDFVERQLNH; encoded by the coding sequence TTGAGCCGCTCTGTCGACTATTACTTTGCCCCGCAAAGCCCCTGGACCTACCTGGGCCACGAACGCTTCGTGGCCATCGCCCGCGCCGCCGGCGCCACCGTGCGGGTGCTGCCCGCGGACCTGGGCGCGGTGTTCGCCGTGTCGGGTGGGTTGCCCCTGTCCAAGCGGCCGCCGCAGCGCCAGGCCTACCGCCTGGTGGAGCTGCGCCGCTTTTCGCAGCACCTGGGCATCCCCATGAACATCGAGCCGAAGTTCTTCCCCGTGGCGGGGGACCCGGCCGCCAGGCTGATCATTGCCGTGGGGATGCACGATGGCGAAGAGGCCGCGCTGCGCATCAGCGGCGCGGTGTTCCGCGCGGTCTGGGCCGAGCAGCGCAACATTGCCGATGCCGCCCTGCTGGGCGAACTGCTGGCCGAAAACGGCCTGCCCGCCGAGCGCCTGGCGCAGTCGCAGGGGCCCGAGGTGCAGGCCCGCTACGGCGCCAACACCCAGGCCGCCATTGACCTGGGGCTGTTTGGTGCGCCAAGCTACGTCATCGATGGCGAAATCTTCTGGGGCCAGGACCGGCTCGATTTCGTCGAACGCCAACTCAACCACTGA
- a CDS encoding amidohydrolase has product MGLLAASAAAAADYSGPLFDAHLHYNQEAWNGRAGPHPPADVLARMQRNGVKAIVANSRPNDGTKALAESPLTRAAGVTVVPFIRLYRNRADYDNWYRDESIHEMVQAEYARGTAAGPFKGIGEFHLYDSGNANGPVAKKLMAFAEDKGLAVLAHVDDTAIDLLMAHTPSRGQKLRLIWAHTGIGGTPAPRVDALLARYPLLMGELSYRPGLTCAGGTLCPEWRALLLKYPGRFMIGSDTWVNQRWEAYDELMKGYRAWLGDLPADVARQIAWDNGAGLFGLK; this is encoded by the coding sequence ATTGGCCTGCTGGCGGCCAGCGCCGCCGCAGCGGCCGACTACAGCGGCCCGCTGTTCGATGCGCACCTGCACTACAACCAGGAAGCCTGGAACGGCCGCGCCGGCCCGCATCCGCCGGCCGACGTGCTGGCGCGCATGCAGCGCAACGGCGTGAAAGCCATCGTGGCCAACAGCCGGCCCAACGACGGCACCAAGGCGCTGGCCGAATCGCCGCTCACGCGCGCGGCCGGGGTGACGGTGGTGCCCTTCATCCGGCTGTACCGCAACCGCGCCGATTACGACAACTGGTACCGCGACGAGTCCATCCACGAGATGGTGCAGGCCGAGTACGCGCGCGGCACCGCCGCGGGGCCGTTCAAGGGCATCGGCGAATTCCACCTGTACGACAGCGGCAATGCCAACGGCCCCGTGGCAAAGAAGCTCATGGCCTTTGCCGAAGACAAGGGCCTGGCCGTGCTCGCCCATGTGGACGACACCGCCATCGACCTGCTCATGGCCCACACGCCCAGCCGGGGCCAGAAGCTGCGCCTCATCTGGGCCCACACCGGCATCGGTGGCACGCCCGCGCCGCGGGTGGACGCGCTGCTTGCCAGATACCCGCTGCTCATGGGTGAGCTGTCGTACCGCCCCGGCCTGACCTGCGCCGGCGGCACGCTGTGCCCCGAGTGGCGCGCGCTGCTGCTCAAGTACCCGGGGCGCTTCATGATCGGCTCCGACACCTGGGTCAACCAGCGCTGGGAGGCCTACGACGAGCTCATGAAGGGCTACCGCGCGTGGCTGGGCGATCTGCCGGCCGACGTGGCCCGCCAGATCGCCTGGGACAACGGGGCCGGGCTGTTCGGGCTGAAGTAG